The following DNA comes from Osmerus eperlanus chromosome 5, fOsmEpe2.1, whole genome shotgun sequence.
CCTGTGTCTGGACCGGTGTCTGGTTCCTGTGTCTGGACCTGTGTCTGGTTCCTGTGTCTGGTTTCTGTGTCTGGTTCCTGTGTCTGGTTCCTGTGTCTGGACCTGTGTCTGGTTCCTGTGTCTGGTTCCTGTGTCTGGTTTCTGTGTCTGGTTCCTGTGTCTGGACCTGTGTCTGGTTTCTGTGTCTGGTTCCTGTGTCTGGACCTGTGTCTCCCGTCAACAGGGATTTAGGTGCGACCGATTTAAAGAATATCCACACTGAACAACATCCGGCAGTGACGGCTCTGGAAACGGCCCAATAAGGATCTGGAACGACAGCAGCCCAGTGGGCTGATTTACATAATGCATTGTGCGCGTgtagttgagtgtgtgtgtagttgagtgtgtgcgtgtagttgaGTGTGttcttttgagtgtgtgtgcatgtgtgtgagtgtgtggtcatttaagtgtgtgtatgtatgagggtTCATTTGAGCGTCTGTGTATTTGAGCGTGTGTAtttgagcgagtgtgtgtgtgtgtgtgtgtgtgtgtgcgtgtgtgtgtgtgtgtgcatgtgttctgGAGGACAGAGGAATGGGTAGAggagtgatgggggtgagttGTTAGAGAGTTTCCATGGTTACGGCTGCACAGGAAGAATTTAGTCTGTGTACTGCTGTGTTGAGAGTCTGAATGGAATCCtcagtttcacacacacacacacacacacactcactctcacacacagtcaataacagcccaaacacacacacacaatgaagagGACAGGAATATCGCATTTAGTAAAAGTAGGGTGGAGGAGACGGGCAGGAAGCAACATCAGACAAACTCAGCTGATCCACTGGTCACACAATACTatgttgttacatttacatttagtcatttagcagacgctcttatccagagcgacatacagtaagtacagggacattcccccagaggcaagtagggtgaagtgccttgcccaaggacacaacgtcatttgacacggccaggaatcgaactggcaaccttcagattactagcccgattccctaactgctcagccacctgactcccttagagCCACCTACTCTACTTATTAACAACATGTACAGACAGCTAATAACATATAAGACACCACCATACTACTTTTACATTATACAATTGTCTCCATGTTgggggagaaggacagagagagcagggatgcagggtgaggaggagaggaggagaggaataggaggaggagaggaagaggagaggaggagaggaggaggagaggaataggaggaggagaggaagaggacgagaggaggaggagaggaggagagaagaggaagtgtTGGTGTTTCCCTGGTCTTTCTGTATcggaaagtgtttgtgtgtgtacatgtgtcagTTAATGCACGTGTCGATTTGTTTGCATACTTTATGGGTGTGCTAaagtatgtgcatgtgtttctgtgtgcacaaatgcatgtgtgtgtatctctgtgtacgtgtgtgtgtttgtgtgcacaaaggtgttgtgtgtgtgtgttttgtataagTGCATAttgagtgtgtttgtacacTGTGAGTGCGTGTTGAGCAGGTGGGAGGGAAAGGGACTGCCCAGGGCAGCTCTGCCCCCTGAGAGagccccttctctctttgtgattcagtctgtctctctctcgcacacacagcactgccacAGCCAAGACATGGACGTTTGTTCTGCTCTTTGAACAAACTCCaaaacctctttctctctccttggaACAAcgcagaagagaagaagagagggaggaagagggtgagagcgagagagagagagagagagagagagagagagagagagagtgtgatcgAGGGAGaggctaagagagagagaaggatctgAAGAAACTATTAGTGGCTGGGAgaactgtgtgagtgtgagggatACTCTGGGAGTCTGGACGTTGGAGAGGTGCAGAGAGTCTGACAGCTGAACAGGTGAGTGACAAGGAGGGGGAGAACTTGGTCAGACCTCAGCTGACCTGACAAAGAAAGTCATAAAAGTGTGAATCAGAGGCTCCctgtaggggagggagggaggggtgtgggagggggggaggggtgagggagggttgtTTATGAAGTCAGGCAGACATCTCATGCTTCCATGCCTGCTAGTACTGACTGAATATAACTAGACTGTAACAAAGCCTGTTTATTGAAAGTGCCGCTTTCTCAGCTTAGGGAGACCAGGTTTTGATGATCAGCCAAACTCATTTTAACAGCAGCTTAATGTTAATTCGAGAAACTTTGTGAGTGATGGAACTGATCCAGTGAAGAGATCTGTTATGACTGCAGATCAAATACTAGAAGTGCTTTACGTTCACTTCAACACAGCTGAGTGTTGAAGTGTAAATTCAGCTTGGTAGCATGTCGACAGTGTACAGCAGTGGTACAGTAGGGTTGGTGTGTTGACCCAGGCCTGGTTGAGACAACCTCTGTGTTCCCAACCAGGTGAGCCCACCTCAGCACCTCCAGGGAAGCTGTCCGGACCTCCAGGGAAGCTGTAAGGGCCTCCAGGGAAGCTGTCTAGACCTCCAGGGAAGCTGTCTAGACCTCCAGGGAAGCTGTAAGGGCCTCCAGGGAAGCTGTAAGGGCCTCCAGGGAAGCTGTCTAGACCTCCAGGGAAGCTGTCTAGACCTCCAGGGAAGCTGTAAGGGCCTCCAGGGAAGCTGTAAGGGCCTCCAGGGAAGCTGTAAGGGCCTCCAGGGAAGCTGTAAGGGCCTCCAGGGAAGCTGTAAGGGCCTCCagggggatgcagagagagcttTCCCCCAGGGAGGAGTTTAGCTACGCCCAGATGATCACCCTGGAGAGGGGGGCCGGAGTGCTGAGCCagcggggggactgggggtcggAGGGGGGGTCGGAGGGGGGGTCGGAGGGGGGGCACGGGGGCCGGCCGGAAAGGGACAGCTACACGGTGGATGTCCGGGCCAGCGACCTGCAGCTCGCCCCGGCCTCGCCTcgcctccacccctgcctccaATCCTGCCTCAGCTGCCGTGCCTGGCTCTACAGCGTACTCCTGGGGGTAAGACGAAGGGTCAAAGGCAAAACGCCTCGTGACCGCCTCGTGACGCCATTTAGTACGGTTTCAGTGCTTCGATctgactcctgtgtgtgtgtgtgtgcgggggggggggtgcgcgtgtgtgtgtctccagggcaGTTTGCTGATCACAGCCGGATTCTCTCTGTACCTGGGCAATGTGTTTCCGGTTGCCATGGACTACCTGCGCTGTGCGGCTGGCTCGGTAAGTGAGCGCTGACGGGAGCGCTGGTGTCTTGTTGCTCGTTGTTCAGGATGCCCTCTGACTTCCTgcccgtgtgtctgtgtctcagaGCCTCCCTGCTGCCGTGGCCTGCTTGGCCATCGCCCACAACAGACATGCAGCGGTGAGTCCAGCTCAGACTCAACACTCCACCACTGGGCTTTTCTTTTCATGGAACATTTCTGGAACCGGGAACAGCCGTGATCCGGTCTGATCCGTTTCAGGCTTTACCTTTGGCCCTGTTTCAGCCCCCCATAGACTTCACACCTGTGCTATATCAGTATATCAGTGCTTGTGTATGTATTTCCAACTTGCCTTGCACTCTTTGACAGGGAAGGGCTAATAATCTAGTAAAAGAATAACGCAAGCACTGGAGTTTAATAAAATAACGAAACAAAAAACTCTTACAAACAAGTACAGGTCAGGGAGTCAGCCTGAAAATCTTTCATTAATGTTCTAAAAACACCACTCTGGACAAGGTCACTGTACTTAACTTAGTTTAGAATAGGTTTATAGGGTTAgcaataggttattatgtgttttTAGGGTTTAGTATattgtattatttatatttatctgtatatttaggaggtttacttaTTTAAGCTTAGCATAGATGGaatttatgttctgtgtacttatatgttatgccaggtgcttgcgttgtcttgtcttaagaatttcagtgcccagtctgaccttgtgttgttctgtgcatcaccagtctgaccttgtgttgttctgtgcatcaccagtctgaccttgagttgttctgtgcatcaccagtctgaccttgtgttgttctgtgcatcaccagtctgaccttgtgttgttctgtgcatcaccagtctgaccttgtgttgttctgtgcatcaccagtctgaccttgagttgttctgtgcatcaccagtctgaccttgtgttgttctgtgcatcaccagtctgaccctgtgttgttctgtgcatcaccagtctgaccttgtgttgttctgtgcatcaccagtctgaccttgtgttgttctgtgcatcaccagtctgaccttgagttgttctgtgcatcaccagtctgaccttgagttgttctgtgcatcaccagtctgaccttgagttgttctgtgcatcaccagtctgaccttgagttgttctgtgcatcaccagtctgaccttgagttgttctgtgcatcaccagtctgaccttgtgttgttctgtgtacctgacaatacAAGACTTGAGCTTGAAGGTCTCTGCTACAGGTGAACACTGGAGATGTTTGCTTCAGGTCAACACCTGTAAAGCTCCACCCATGTCTTTCCCAGGTGTCAGACTTCCTGGTGGTGTATGTGTCAGCGTTCGCGGTGAGCACCACCTGCCTGGTGTGGTTTGGTTGTAAGCTGGTCTTCAGCCCGTCTGCAGTCAACGTGAGTCCAGCATGTCTCCTCTGCTGTTTGCTGTAGTCACCCTCCAGTCTGCTGGCTGTAGTCACCCTCAAGTCTGCTGGCTGTAGTCACCCTCCAGTCTGCTGGCTGTAGTCACCCTCAAGTCTGCTGGCTGTAGTCACCCTCCAGTCTGCTGGCTGTAGTCACCCTCCAGTCTGCTGGCTGTAGTCATCTCATCAtggatccctcctccctcacctgtgacccctcctccaccctaccctccgccctcctcccctccgccctccaccctcctctcctccaccctccaccctcctcctctctgttcagaTCAACTTCAACCTCCTCCTGATGATCGTGTTGGAGGTGCTGATGGCCAGCactgtcatcctgtcagctCGCTCTGCAGACGACTGCTGCGGCcacaggaaggtgtgtgtgtgtgtgtgtgtcagctcgcTCTGCAAACAACTGCTGCAGCcacaggaaggtgtgtgtgtgtgtgtgtgtcagctcgcTCTGCAAACAACTGCTGCAGCcacaggaaggtgtgtgtgtgtgtgtgtgacctcattATAAGACATGGCTTTATCTACCGAGATCCTCCAATTAAATTTCCTTTGTTCATTATtactcttctgtctctcccttatttctctctctctctctttcactctctcctgctccgTCTCAGCTGGTGTATGACAGGCCTGTGGTTTTGACTCCTGCTGTTTTCCCCACCCGGGTCCTGAAGGCCTACTCTGTGAGTACGGACACTCTGCAAGCTACCAAACACCTCCTCTATGCAGGATTTAATCATCTCATAGACACGTGAGAATGgctacatttagttatttagcagacactcttatccagagcgacttacagtaagtacagggacattccccgaggcaagtagggtgaagtgccttgcccaaggacacaacgtcatgtggcacggccgggaatcgaactggcaaccttcagattactagcccgattccctaaccgctcagccacctgactctctaaCGTCAGGTAGTGTACACTCGCTGTACCAGAGACTGACGCTGAGGAAAATGCACTAGACAGACGTCACCTGGAGTGACCAGAGACGTGTCCCTTCCAGGTGATCCAGGTGATCGTGGGGATCGCTGCCGTGTTCGGAGGGATCATCGCTCTCAACATAGACATCCTGCTCCCTGGACcctacctgtctgtcaccttcTTCTGGGTCCTGGTGGCGGTACGTGGTCTGCAGCGTCACACAGCCTGTCACTCCCAAAGCTCTGCTGTCACCACTGGGCCCTGTGCTGCTCCGGGTctgcagagggagaagagaagttGAAACTAAA
Coding sequences within:
- the mlc1 gene encoding membrane protein MLC1 isoform X4 produces the protein MQRELSPREEFSYAQMITLERGAGVLSQRGDWGSEGGSEGGSEGGHGGRPERDSYTVDVRASDLQLAPASPRLHPCLQSCLSCRAWLYSVLLGGSLLITAGFSLYLGNVFPVAMDYLRCAAGSSLPAAVACLAIAHNRHAAVSDFLVVYVSAFAVSTTCLVWFGCKLVFSPSAVNINFNLLLMIVLEVLMASTVILSARSADDCCGHRKLVYDRPVVLTPAVFPTRVLKAYSVIQVIVGIAAVFGGIIALNIDILLPGPYLSVTFFWVLVACFPSAIASHVVAEYPSRCLCPERGTDLPARGACRQAVVRHPAGDADGVAAGAGSTDSGHRAALCFLQDPAPHGGSRVGRQPAHTTVRGFQRNAARL
- the mlc1 gene encoding membrane protein MLC1 isoform X3 — protein: MQRELSPREEFSYAQMITLERGAGVLSQRGDWGSEGGSEGGSEGGHGGRPERDSYTVDVRASDLQLAPASPRLHPCLQSCLSCRAWLYSVLLGGSLLITAGFSLYLGNVFPVAMDYLRCAAGSSLPAAVACLAIAHNRHAAVSDFLVVYVSAFAVSTTCLVWFGCKLVFSPSAVNINFNLLLMIVLEVLMASTVILSARSADDCCGHRKLVYDRPVVLTPAVFPTRVLKAYSVIQVIVGIAAVFGGIIALNIDILLPGPYLSVTFFWVLVACFPSAIASHVVAEYPSRCLCPERGTDLPARGACRQAVVRHPAGDADGVAAGAGSTDSGHRAALCFLQDPAPHGGSRVGRQPAHTTVRATGFQRNAARL
- the mlc1 gene encoding membrane protein MLC1 isoform X2 — its product is MQRELSPREEFSYAQMITLERGAGVLSQRGDWGSEGGSEGGSEGGHGGRPERDSYTVDVRASDLQLAPASPRLHPCLQSCLSCRAWLYSVLLGGSLLITAGFSLYLGNVFPVAMDYLRCAAGSSLPAAVACLAIAHNRHAAVSDFLVVYVSAFAVSTTCLVWFGCKLVFSPSAVNINFNLLLMIVLEVLMASTVILSARSADDCCGHRKLVYDRPVVLTPAVFPTRVLKAYSVIQVIVGIAAVFGGIIALNIDILLPGPYLSVTFFWVLVACFPSAIASHVVAEYPSRCLVEMLIAISSVTSPLLFSAAAFLSCSVLNVVQIFLHEVPADKQSYDILLVMLMVLLLVQAVLTLATVLRCASYKTQLRMEAPEWDDNLHTPLSEASNGTLQDFDKDKAWRAVVVQMAQ
- the mlc1 gene encoding membrane protein MLC1 isoform X1; this encodes MQRELSPREEFSYAQMITLERGAGVLSQRGDWGSEGGSEGGSEGGHGGRPERDSYTVDVRASDLQLAPASPRLHPCLQSCLSCRAWLYSVLLGGSLLITAGFSLYLGNVFPVAMDYLRCAAGSSLPAAVACLAIAHNRHAAVSDFLVVYVSAFAVSTTCLVWFGCKLVFSPSAVNINFNLLLMIVLEVLMASTVILSARSADDCCGHRKLVYDRPVVLTPAVFPTRVLKAYSVIQVIVGIAAVFGGIIALNIDILLPGPYLSVTFFWVLVACFPSAIASHVVAEYPSRCLVEMLIAISSVTSPLLFSAAAFLSCSVLNVVQIFLHEVPADKQSYDILLVMLMVLLLVQAVLTLATVLRCASYKTQLRMEAPEWDDNLHTPLSEQQASNGTLQDFDKDKAWRAVVVQMAQ